Proteins from one Romboutsia sp. CE17 genomic window:
- a CDS encoding MATE family efflux transporter: MQRLFKLDKENKNFYKLLFSLCIPIIVQNLISSSVNVVDTVMISSLGESAVASIGVANQFFFLFNMTLYGITGGAGIFISQFFGKKDVNNIRSVTGLSVILAFIISCLFFIPALLMPKLIINIFSHDPEVVKLCIQYFSIIAFSYPVIALSTVFSMGARGVRNPKLGMICSTIALGTNIVLNYGLILGNLGLPALGVKGAAIATVIARVLELVLIVSYVYFIKRDYILRFKLSDIKRIKVDFLKTFIAKSLPILLNDSLWAFGTVLYSVAYSQAGTSAIAASQIATSTGNFFIMTSVCVANGAAIMLGNELGADNIDKAISYSKKFSVLVSLTGLLFGLLLIINIPLLLKIFNVSEALSPDIVKIFIIMGLLMALKSFNTFIVIGVLRSGGDTKYSLFLELGCMWIVSIPLTFLAAIKGAPIFILVLITYTEEIAKFIFGVPRALSKKWATNLVKEMV; the protein is encoded by the coding sequence TTGCAAAGATTGTTTAAATTAGATAAAGAAAATAAAAATTTCTATAAATTATTATTTTCACTTTGTATCCCTATTATTGTTCAGAATTTAATTTCATCTTCTGTCAATGTAGTAGATACAGTTATGATAAGTAGTTTAGGAGAATCTGCTGTAGCATCTATAGGCGTTGCTAATCAATTCTTCTTTCTATTCAACATGACTTTATATGGTATAACAGGTGGAGCTGGCATTTTTATATCTCAGTTCTTTGGTAAAAAAGATGTAAATAATATAAGAAGTGTTACTGGTTTAAGTGTCATTTTAGCATTTATAATAAGCTGCTTATTTTTTATTCCAGCTCTATTAATGCCAAAACTAATAATAAATATATTCTCACATGATCCAGAAGTTGTGAAACTATGTATTCAGTATTTTAGTATTATTGCATTTTCATATCCAGTAATCGCATTAAGTACAGTGTTTAGTATGGGTGCAAGAGGAGTTAGAAATCCTAAGTTAGGTATGATTTGTAGTACCATAGCTTTAGGAACGAATATTGTGCTGAATTATGGACTTATATTAGGTAATTTAGGTCTACCTGCTCTAGGTGTTAAAGGTGCTGCAATCGCTACAGTTATAGCTAGAGTATTAGAATTAGTATTAATAGTTTCTTATGTTTATTTTATAAAAAGAGATTATATATTAAGATTCAAGCTGTCAGATATAAAAAGAATAAAAGTAGATTTTTTAAAAACTTTTATAGCTAAAAGTTTACCTATTTTACTAAATGACAGCTTATGGGCATTTGGAACTGTATTATATTCTGTTGCTTACTCTCAAGCTGGTACTTCTGCTATTGCAGCAAGCCAAATTGCTACAAGTACAGGAAATTTCTTTATTATGACTTCTGTCTGTGTGGCAAATGGTGCTGCTATTATGCTTGGAAATGAATTAGGTGCTGATAATATAGATAAGGCAATATCTTATTCTAAAAAGTTCTCTGTATTAGTATCTTTAACGGGATTATTATTTGGACTTTTATTAATAATTAATATTCCTTTATTGCTAAAAATATTTAATGTATCAGAAGCTTTATCTCCTGATATTGTAAAAATATTTATTATAATGGGTCTATTAATGGCTTTAAAATCATTTAATACATTTATAGTAATAGGTGTGCTTAGAAGTGGTGGAGATACTAAGTACTCATTATTTTTAGAGCTTGGATGCATGTGGATAGTATCTATCCCACTAACATTCTTAGCAGCTATAAAAGGAGCTCCTATATTTATTTTAGTGTTGATTACTTATACTGAGGAAATTGCTAAATTTATCTTTGGAGTACCTAGAGCATTATCAAAAAAATGGGCTACAAATTTAGTAAAAGAAATGGTTTAG
- the tsaD gene encoding tRNA (adenosine(37)-N6)-threonylcarbamoyltransferase complex transferase subunit TsaD produces MKDIITLSIESSCDETSAAILKNGREVLSNIISTQIETHKKFGGVVPEVASRKHIESIDEVVQEALDEAKLSFKDIDHIAVTYGPGLAGALLVGLSHAKALAYTLDIPLVGVNHIEGHVSANYIEHKDLKPPFITLIVSGGHTHLVEVKDYGKYEILGRTRDDASGEAFDKIARAMGLGYPGGPIIDKLAKLGNKNAIEFPRANMDEEYDFSFSGLKSAVLNYLNAKKMKNEEIIVEDVAASFQEAVVEVLSTKAIKAALDKNYKTITLAGGVACNSALREKITEIAKHHDIEIKYPSLVLCTDNAAMIGCAGYYSYINGRRDDMALNAVPNLKIGQK; encoded by the coding sequence ATGAAAGATATAATAACATTATCTATAGAAAGTAGTTGTGATGAGACATCAGCGGCCATACTAAAAAATGGTAGAGAAGTTTTATCAAATATAATATCTACTCAAATAGAAACACATAAAAAATTCGGTGGAGTTGTTCCAGAAGTGGCATCAAGAAAACACATAGAAAGTATTGATGAAGTTGTTCAAGAAGCTTTAGATGAAGCAAAGTTAAGTTTTAAAGATATAGATCATATAGCAGTTACTTATGGTCCAGGGTTAGCAGGAGCTTTACTAGTAGGATTATCTCATGCTAAAGCTTTAGCATATACATTAGATATACCTTTGGTTGGAGTAAATCACATAGAAGGTCATGTAAGTGCAAATTATATAGAACATAAAGATTTAAAGCCACCATTTATAACATTAATAGTATCAGGTGGACATACACATTTAGTTGAAGTAAAGGACTATGGTAAATATGAAATTTTAGGAAGAACAAGAGATGATGCATCTGGAGAAGCATTTGATAAAATAGCAAGAGCTATGGGACTTGGATATCCAGGTGGACCTATAATAGATAAATTAGCTAAATTGGGAAATAAGAATGCTATAGAGTTCCCTAGAGCTAATATGGATGAAGAATATGATTTTAGTTTTAGTGGATTAAAATCAGCTGTACTAAATTACCTAAATGCTAAGAAAATGAAAAATGAAGAAATCATAGTCGAAGATGTTGCAGCATCTTTCCAAGAAGCTGTTGTAGAAGTGTTATCAACAAAAGCTATAAAAGCTGCTTTAGACAAAAACTACAAAACAATAACTTTAGCAGGTGGAGTAGCATGTAACTCAGCTCTTAGAGAAAAAATAACAGAAATAGCTAAACATCATGATATAGAAATTAAATATCCATCTCTAGTTTTATGTACAGATAATGCTGCAATGATAGGTTGTGCTGGATACTATAGTTATATAAATGGAAGAAGAGATGATATGGCACTAAATGCTGTACCAAACCTAAAAATAGGACAAAAATAA
- the rimI gene encoding ribosomal protein S18-alanine N-acetyltransferase yields MVNNLVIEEMKVDDIDGVFEVEKNCFEDYWSKDSFKKELSNNLAKYLVAKVDGKVAGYVGIWFVVDEGHITNVAVHEDYRGQKIGDQLIKELVQVCKDNNIVSMTLEVRTSNTVAQNLYRKYGFKMAGIRKEYYSNNKEDAIIMWNDIKEV; encoded by the coding sequence ATGGTAAATAATCTTGTAATAGAAGAAATGAAGGTCGATGATATTGACGGAGTTTTCGAAGTAGAGAAAAATTGCTTTGAAGATTATTGGTCAAAGGATTCATTTAAAAAAGAGCTATCTAATAATTTAGCAAAATACCTTGTTGCAAAAGTAGATGGTAAAGTAGCAGGATATGTTGGTATATGGTTTGTAGTAGATGAAGGTCATATAACAAATGTAGCAGTACATGAAGATTATAGAGGTCAAAAAATCGGAGACCAATTAATAAAGGAATTAGTACAAGTTTGCAAAGATAATAATATAGTATCAATGACATTAGAAGTAAGAACTTCAAATACAGTTGCTCAAAATTTATATAGAAAATACGGATTCAAGATGGCTGGAATTAGGAAGGAATATTATAGTAATAATAAAGAAGATGCCATAATAATGTGGAATGATATAAAAGAGGTGTAA
- the tsaB gene encoding tRNA (adenosine(37)-N6)-threonylcarbamoyltransferase complex dimerization subunit type 1 TsaB, translating into MKILGIDTSSNASSVAVIEDNKLICEYTVNTKTTHSQKLMPMIENMLSMSDINIKDIDAIAICIGPGSFTGLRIGMATAKAISHVNNLPIIGVNSLEILGGNMNLCDKKICSILDAQRNQVYTGRYKFENGNIVEIQPVDVVEIENLLEEISKDNEEWILVGEAVYKYEDRIKEIKNIRVPAPSHNVTKASSLCSIAKEKYNKNIDVHNCYDINPMYIRKSQAEVQYEEKMKRLENGK; encoded by the coding sequence ATGAAAATACTAGGTATAGATACATCTTCAAATGCATCGAGCGTTGCTGTAATTGAAGATAATAAATTAATATGCGAATATACTGTAAATACAAAAACAACACATTCTCAAAAGCTTATGCCAATGATAGAAAATATGCTATCAATGAGTGATATAAATATAAAAGATATAGATGCTATAGCAATATGTATAGGACCAGGGTCGTTTACAGGACTAAGAATAGGTATGGCTACAGCTAAAGCAATATCACATGTAAATAATTTACCTATAATAGGAGTGAATTCACTAGAAATATTAGGTGGAAATATGAATCTTTGTGATAAGAAGATATGTTCTATACTAGATGCACAAAGAAATCAGGTTTATACTGGAAGATATAAATTTGAAAATGGAAACATAGTTGAAATACAACCAGTAGATGTAGTTGAAATAGAAAATTTATTAGAAGAAATATCTAAGGATAACGAAGAGTGGATTTTAGTTGGAGAAGCTGTTTATAAGTATGAAGATAGAATAAAAGAAATAAAAAATATAAGAGTGCCAGCTCCATCACACAATGTAACAAAAGCAAGTAGCTTATGTTCTATCGCTAAAGAAAAATATAATAAAAATATAGATGTTCATAATTGTTACGATATAAATCCAATGTATATAAGAAAATCTCAAGCAGAAGTTCAATACGAAGAGAAAATGAAGAGGTTAGAAAATGGTAAATAA
- the tsaE gene encoding tRNA (adenosine(37)-N6)-threonylcarbamoyltransferase complex ATPase subunit type 1 TsaE: MVKIYLDGEEQTKEIGYRLGKLLTPGSVICLIGDLGAGKTTMTQSLAKAIGVDDYITSPTFTIVNEYEGNMPLYHFDVYRIGSSEEMYDIGYDEYINSDGLCIIEWANLIEDILPDEYLDIELIYKDMGREMILKPVGEKYKKIVEELTK, encoded by the coding sequence ATGGTTAAAATATATTTGGACGGAGAAGAACAAACTAAAGAAATAGGATATAGATTAGGAAAATTACTTACACCAGGAAGTGTGATTTGTTTAATAGGAGACTTAGGAGCAGGGAAAACTACTATGACTCAAAGCTTAGCAAAAGCTATTGGTGTCGACGATTATATAACTAGTCCTACTTTTACAATAGTAAATGAATATGAAGGAAATATGCCTTTATACCATTTTGATGTTTATAGAATCGGAAGTAGTGAAGAAATGTATGATATTGGGTATGATGAATATATAAACTCAGATGGTTTGTGTATAATAGAATGGGCTAATTTAATAGAAGATATACTTCCTGATGAGTATTTAGATATAGAATTAATTTATAAAGATATGGGAAGAGAAATGATATTAAAACCAGTTGGAGAAAAATATAAAAAAATCGTTGAGGAGCTGACAAAATAA
- a CDS encoding ECF transporter S component — MQGTIKNNKSMSVKTLAKIGILAAVAYILMFISVPLPIFPSFLKLDVSDIPAIFGGMAMGPLAGFIIALIKNLLQIGVSVTGGVGEIANAIISGTYVVIISYLYKRRSNFKGVILGAILGTIGMTIMGCVLNYFVVTPIYGQVVGSLDAVIAMGSAINPRIHDLFTFVIWVYAPFNIIKAIVMTICVLPLYKKVNGILKK, encoded by the coding sequence ATGCAAGGAACAATTAAAAATAACAAGTCAATGTCTGTAAAAACTTTAGCTAAAATAGGTATACTAGCAGCAGTAGCCTATATACTTATGTTTATATCGGTGCCATTACCTATATTTCCAAGTTTCCTAAAGTTAGATGTATCAGATATACCAGCAATATTCGGCGGAATGGCGATGGGACCTTTAGCTGGATTTATAATAGCACTTATAAAGAATTTACTTCAAATAGGAGTCAGTGTTACTGGTGGAGTAGGAGAAATAGCAAATGCAATTATAAGTGGAACTTATGTAGTTATAATATCTTATCTTTATAAAAGAAGAAGCAATTTTAAAGGTGTAATACTAGGCGCTATATTAGGAACTATAGGCATGACTATTATGGGATGTGTATTAAATTATTTTGTGGTAACTCCAATATATGGTCAAGTAGTCGGTAGTTTAGACGCAGTAATAGCAATGGGAAGTGCAATAAATCCAAGAATACATGATTTATTTACATTTGTAATTTGGGTATACGCTCCATTTAATATAATTAAAGCTATAGTAATGACAATATGTGTTTTACCACTATACAAAAAGGTGAATGGAATACTTAAAAAATAA
- a CDS encoding amidohydrolase, with protein sequence MIFIKNGIINTITNGVFKGNILIEGKKILEIGKEIEAPLDVEIIDAEGKYVFPGFIDAHTHLGLWEDGMGFEGADGNEETDPITPQLNPIDGINPMDRTFEEAVQGGITAVCTTPGSANVMGGECIAIKTYGRRIDNMVIKNPVASKIAFGENPKSCYGRDEKTPQTRMAIASLIRENLKKAEEYLEEIELYEEHEDHDRPEYDIKMESLIPVLRKEIPFKVHAHRADDMFTAIRIAKEFDLKLTLDHCTEGHLIVEELVEEGYPVIVGPSLSERSKIELRNLTFDTAGILSNAGAQVSLMTDHPVIPVQYLPMCAGIAVKHGMKKEKAIEAITINPAKTLGIQDRVGSLEVGKDADIVIWDGCPLEIQSNVLFTIIDGKIVYKRA encoded by the coding sequence ATGATATTTATAAAAAATGGAATTATAAACACAATAACAAATGGTGTGTTTAAAGGTAATATTCTTATAGAAGGAAAAAAAATCTTAGAAATAGGTAAAGAAATAGAAGCTCCCTTAGATGTTGAGATCATAGATGCAGAAGGTAAATATGTATTTCCTGGATTTATAGATGCTCATACACATTTAGGGTTATGGGAAGATGGAATGGGATTTGAAGGTGCTGATGGAAATGAAGAAACAGACCCAATAACACCACAGCTAAATCCAATAGACGGAATAAACCCAATGGATAGAACTTTTGAAGAAGCTGTTCAAGGTGGTATAACAGCAGTTTGTACAACACCAGGTAGTGCAAATGTAATGGGTGGAGAATGTATAGCTATAAAAACTTATGGTAGAAGAATAGATAATATGGTTATAAAAAATCCTGTTGCTTCAAAAATCGCTTTTGGTGAAAATCCAAAAAGCTGTTATGGAAGAGATGAAAAAACTCCTCAAACTAGAATGGCTATAGCATCCTTAATAAGGGAAAATCTTAAAAAAGCAGAGGAATACTTAGAAGAAATTGAGTTATATGAAGAACATGAGGATCACGATAGACCAGAATACGATATAAAAATGGAAAGCTTAATACCAGTACTTAGAAAAGAAATACCATTTAAAGTTCATGCTCATAGAGCAGATGACATGTTTACAGCTATAAGAATAGCTAAAGAATTTGATTTAAAACTTACTTTAGATCACTGTACAGAAGGTCATCTTATAGTTGAAGAATTGGTTGAAGAAGGATATCCAGTTATAGTTGGACCATCTTTATCAGAAAGATCTAAGATAGAACTTAGAAATTTAACTTTCGATACTGCAGGAATTTTATCAAATGCTGGAGCACAGGTTTCTTTAATGACTGATCATCCTGTTATACCTGTACAATATCTTCCTATGTGTGCAGGAATAGCTGTTAAGCATGGAATGAAAAAGGAAAAAGCTATAGAAGCGATAACTATAAATCCTGCAAAAACTTTAGGGATACAAGATAGAGTAGGATCTTTAGAAGTTGGAAAAGATGCAGATATAGTTATATGGGATGGATGTCCTTTAGAAATACAAAGTAATGTATTATTTACTATAATAGATGGGAAAATAGTTTATAAGAGAGCTTAG